From a single Aquarana catesbeiana isolate 2022-GZ linkage group LG09, ASM4218655v1, whole genome shotgun sequence genomic region:
- the LOC141107286 gene encoding LOW QUALITY PROTEIN: traB domain-containing protein-like (The sequence of the model RefSeq protein was modified relative to this genomic sequence to represent the inferred CDS: substituted 1 base at 1 genomic stop codon), with the protein MAESGASEDGLADSSESPHISDADAFRILWEMKMKKRQKCPSLPETVTELGTEDGSKVYIVGTAHFSDSSKQDVVKTIQELQPDVVVVELCQYRVSMLKMDEETXLKEAKEINFEKLHQAIKQNGVMSGLMQILLLKVSAHITEQLGMAPGGEFREAFKEASKVPFCKFHLGDRPIPVTFKRAIAALSFWQKVKLAWGLCSLSDPISEDDVKKCKQKDLLEQMMAEMIGEFPDLHRTIVSERDIYLTYMLKQAAKKTELPRASENEPQKSIPTIVVEVVGMGHVPGIEKNWSTDVNIQEIMSVPPPSKLSRIITLAAKVTFFGLVSYGGFCVSRRTIRFILSVPATEYCLQRLNQMRMWDL; encoded by the coding sequence ATGGCAGAATCTGGTGCATCAGAGGATGGACTGGCTGATTCTTCTGAATCCCCACACATCTCGGATGCTGATGCTTTTAGGATTCTGTGGGAGATGAAAATGAAGAAAAGACAGAAATGTCCATCACTTCCAGAAACTGTGACAGAACTTGGCACAGAGGATGGAAGTAAAGTGTACATTGTAGGCACTGCTCACTTTAGTGACAGCAGCAAGCAAGATGTGGTAAAGACCATTCAGGAATTACAGCCTGATGTGGTTGTGGTTGAGCTGTGCCAATATAGAGTATCTATGCTGAAGATGGATGAAGAGACATGATTGAAAGAAGCCAAAGAAATTAATTTTGAGAAGCTTCACCAAGCTATTAAACAGAATGGAGTTATGTCCGGTCTCATGCAAATTCTCTTATTAAAAGTGTCTGCACACATCACAGAACAACTGGGAATGGCCCCAGGTGGTGAGTTCAGAGAGGCCTTCAAAGAGGCCAGCAAAGTGCCTTTTTGCAAATTTCACCTTGGAGATAGACCTATTCCTGTAACATTCAAGAGAGCGATTGCTGCACTTTCATTCTGGCAAAAGGTGAAGCTTGCCTGGGGCCTGTGCTCCTTGTCTGACCCAATAAGTGAAGATGATGTGAAGAAATGTAAGCAGAAGGATTTATTAGAACAGATGATGGCAGAAATGATTGGTGAATTTCCTGACCTCCATCGCACCATAGTCTCGGAGAGAGATATTTATCTAACCTACATGCTGAAGCAAGCAGCTAAAAAAACAGAACTACCTCGTGCCTCTGAGAATGAGCCTCAAAAAAGCATACCAACTATTGTTGTTGAAGTGGTTGGGATGGGTCATGTACCTGGTATAGAGAAGAACTGGAGTACTGATGTAAATATTCAAGAAATCATGAGTGTGCCTCCTCCTTCAAAACTGAGTAGAATTATTACTTTAGCTGCAAAAGTAACATTTTTTGGACTAGTAAGTTATGGTGGTTTTTGTGTAAGTAGAAGAACTATCCGATTTATCCTTTCAGTGCCAGCCACAGAGTATTGCCTTCAAAGACTGAACCAAATGAGAATGTGGGATTTGTAA